A single window of Leptolyngbya ohadii IS1 DNA harbors:
- a CDS encoding ABC transporter ATP-binding protein, with protein MRSNPAVPLQPSTVEATLSREQTLFPPVTEETSNSRSPRQLLLYLARRHPSLIVLNIVLGFSGALFNGISTALIMPVLLSFLGQPIPLKGDAPILKLLLFPLQSGDRPHVGLMIGVILVLLLLKNLAGYGNALVAGSMKRILTNDLRERGLRLLLEVDLDFYSRTSVGDLLNRLNNEVSRAAGAISSVTRSITVLITVLVFVGLLLSLSWQLTLISTALLAIVALVNQFSIRQAKSLGKQLSETSKQYSSNILEVLSGMRLVRTTASEAAAYHKIIHLIRAREQAEFRSQAVAALIDPVNEMAGVMALLLIVAIGSTFMARQMESFSAILLTYLFLLFRTLPLIGQLNNARSQFANISPSLEIACEFLRRDNKPFMQNGTLPFQSLQTGIQLCHVSFTYPGREKQVLQDITLNVPCHKTLAIVGASGSGKSTLVDLLPRLSDPTKGYILLDGRDLREFDYRSLRRAMGIVSQETFLFHASVRENIAYGNPQATDEEIIAAAKQANAYEFIVQLPQGFETLIGDRGVLLSGGQRQRIAIARALLQNPPILILDEATSALDTVSEKLVQEAIDRLSRDRTTIIIAHRLSTVQKADQIAVLDQGRLVELGTHQSLLAKQGYYARLCEMQFADQFPEEFTKKFPEQLAEQSAGQSTEHLTTPFTRNFSSAFIDRFVGSEEIDRQRIGQISYQMRSLFSTLIGSLTLIVDDIVQAPEEQQEYIETAYRSALKLVNYLEAIEELS; from the coding sequence CGTGCTGGGCTTTTCGGGCGCGTTGTTTAACGGCATCAGTACGGCGCTGATTATGCCTGTGCTGCTCAGTTTTCTGGGACAGCCCATTCCGCTAAAGGGCGATGCTCCCATTCTGAAACTGCTGCTGTTTCCGCTTCAGTCGGGCGATCGTCCGCATGTGGGGCTGATGATTGGCGTGATTCTAGTGCTGCTGCTGCTGAAGAATTTGGCGGGTTATGGCAATGCCCTGGTTGCAGGGAGCATGAAGCGCATTCTCACCAACGATTTGCGGGAAAGGGGACTGCGGCTGCTGCTAGAAGTCGATCTGGATTTTTACAGCAGAACCAGCGTCGGCGATCTGCTGAACCGCCTGAATAACGAAGTTTCCCGTGCGGCAGGGGCAATTAGCAGCGTTACCCGATCGATTACGGTTCTGATTACAGTTCTGGTGTTTGTGGGTCTCCTGCTGTCCCTCTCCTGGCAGCTCACGCTGATCTCAACGGCGCTGCTGGCGATCGTGGCGCTGGTAAATCAGTTTAGTATCCGGCAGGCAAAATCCCTGGGCAAGCAGCTATCGGAAACCTCGAAGCAGTATTCCAGCAACATTCTGGAGGTTCTGTCGGGAATGCGACTCGTCCGCACGACTGCCAGCGAAGCCGCAGCTTATCACAAAATCATTCATCTGATTCGTGCCCGCGAACAGGCAGAATTTCGCTCCCAGGCAGTTGCCGCCCTGATCGATCCGGTGAACGAAATGGCGGGGGTGATGGCGCTGCTGCTGATTGTGGCGATCGGCAGTACCTTTATGGCGCGGCAGATGGAGTCATTTTCAGCAATTCTGTTGACCTATTTGTTTCTGCTGTTTCGGACGCTGCCCTTGATTGGTCAGTTAAACAACGCCCGCAGTCAATTTGCCAATATTTCGCCCAGTCTGGAAATTGCCTGTGAGTTTCTGCGGCGCGACAACAAGCCGTTTATGCAAAACGGAACGCTGCCCTTTCAGTCGCTGCAAACCGGAATTCAGCTCTGCCATGTGTCGTTTACCTATCCGGGGCGCGAAAAGCAGGTACTCCAGGACATCACGCTGAATGTGCCCTGCCACAAAACCCTGGCGATCGTCGGAGCATCGGGGTCTGGGAAGTCTACTCTGGTCGATCTGCTGCCGCGACTCTCCGATCCAACAAAGGGCTACATTTTACTAGACGGACGGGATCTGCGCGAGTTTGACTATCGATCGCTGCGGCGGGCAATGGGGATTGTCAGTCAGGAGACGTTTCTGTTTCATGCCTCGGTGCGGGAGAACATTGCTTACGGCAATCCTCAGGCAACAGATGAGGAAATTATTGCGGCAGCAAAGCAGGCAAACGCCTACGAATTTATCGTGCAGCTTCCCCAGGGCTTTGAAACGCTGATCGGCGATCGGGGAGTTCTGCTTTCGGGCGGACAGCGACAGCGAATTGCCATTGCCAGGGCACTGCTGCAAAATCCACCGATTCTGATTTTGGATGAAGCGACCAGCGCACTGGATACGGTATCGGAAAAACTGGTGCAGGAAGCGATCGATCGACTGAGCCGCGATCGAACCACGATTATCATTGCCCATCGGCTTTCTACGGTACAAAAAGCAGACCAGATTGCAGTTTTGGATCAGGGCAGGCTGGTCGAACTGGGAACCCATCAATCGCTGCTGGCAAAGCAGGGCTACTATGCACGTCTTTGTGAAATGCAGTTCGCCGATCAATTCCCAGAAGAATTCACCAAAAAATTCCCAGAGCAATTAGCAGAGCAATCAGCAGGACAATCTACAGAACATTTAACAACCCCTTTCACAAGAAATTTCTCCAGCGCGTTCATCGATCGCTTTGTAGGGTCAGAAGAAATCGATCGCCAGCGTATTGGTCAAATCTCCTACCAGATGCGATCGCTGTTTAGCACGTTGATTGGTTCCCTGACGCTCATCGTTGACGACATTGTGCAGGCTCCCGAAGAACAACAGGAATACATTGAAACGGCATATCGATCGGCTCTAAAGCTGGTGAACTATCTGGAAGCGATCGAAGAGCTGTCGTAA
- a CDS encoding glycosyltransferase produces MPQPRADLVQVANCANAAANLGYAAVLTYLKPLTQASDWVVPFNPQTPEEQLVRFYNLHHRLRVAELPIPRWFKGQTKWTHPSTIVSKYYFPFYLRSRTQIVHTRDWNFVKAAIQNGIPAIYEHHHHEGKTFEPEIVYHPLFQIAVTVAEPVRESMIAHGMPSDKVIQLHNGFNQSFTVRQPDAAASWRQQLLGDPSKVAARSDPSKVAARSNRAYLAVYSGGLNAFKGVDLVLKAAKHLPHIQFAFAGGTPEQVEIYQQRSIALGLQNVTFLGYILHDRLASLLQAADLLLHPHRSGEEASFTSPLKFFDYLASGTPIVATEILPLRSFQSAGIAAGWCVPDSSTALIECITHTLDRYPRQPDGYTHSIQFAQQFSWENRIQTILSYVDPAFQPNRLAE; encoded by the coding sequence TTGCCCCAGCCCAGAGCTGATTTAGTGCAGGTAGCAAATTGTGCCAACGCCGCTGCAAATCTAGGCTATGCCGCAGTCCTGACCTATCTCAAACCTCTCACACAGGCAAGCGACTGGGTGGTTCCGTTTAATCCCCAAACGCCGGAGGAGCAGCTTGTGCGGTTTTATAATCTGCACCATCGGTTAAGGGTTGCCGAACTGCCAATTCCCCGATGGTTTAAGGGACAGACGAAGTGGACGCATCCCAGTACGATCGTTTCAAAATACTATTTCCCCTTTTATCTGCGCTCTCGTACCCAAATCGTTCACACGCGAGACTGGAATTTTGTTAAAGCTGCCATTCAAAATGGCATTCCCGCAATCTACGAACACCATCATCACGAAGGTAAAACCTTTGAGCCAGAGATTGTTTATCACCCCCTGTTTCAAATTGCCGTTACGGTCGCTGAACCCGTGCGGGAAAGCATGATCGCCCACGGAATGCCTTCTGACAAAGTGATTCAGCTTCATAACGGATTCAACCAATCCTTTACGGTGAGACAGCCGGATGCAGCAGCATCATGGCGACAGCAGCTTTTAGGCGATCCGTCGAAGGTGGCTGCGCGAAGCGATCCGTCAAAGGTGGCTGCGCGAAGCAATCGTGCTTATCTGGCAGTTTATTCGGGCGGACTGAATGCCTTTAAGGGAGTCGATTTAGTGCTGAAGGCAGCAAAGCACCTACCGCACATCCAGTTTGCTTTCGCAGGCGGCACCCCCGAACAGGTTGAAATCTATCAGCAGCGATCGATCGCCCTGGGACTACAAAACGTGACCTTCCTCGGCTATATCCTGCACGATCGGCTGGCGAGCCTGCTTCAGGCGGCAGATTTGCTCCTCCATCCCCATCGATCGGGCGAAGAAGCCTCCTTTACCTCGCCGCTCAAATTTTTTGATTACCTGGCTTCCGGGACGCCGATCGTCGCGACCGAAATTCTCCCTTTGCGATCGTTCCAATCCGCCGGAATTGCAGCAGGCTGGTGTGTACCGGATAGTTCCACTGCGCTGATAGAGTGCATCACGCATACCCTCGATCGCTACCCGCGTCAGCCCGATGGCTACACCCACAGTATTCAGTTTGCCCAGCAGTTTTCCTGGGAGAACCGGATTCAGACCATTCTTAGCTATGTCGATCCCGCCTTTCAGCCCAATCGACTAGCCGAGTAG